The proteins below come from a single Trachemys scripta elegans isolate TJP31775 chromosome 16, CAS_Tse_1.0, whole genome shotgun sequence genomic window:
- the SMARCC2 gene encoding SWI/SNF complex subunit SMARCC2 isoform X4: protein MAVRKKDGGPNVKYYEAADTVSQFDSARLWLGKNYKKYIQAEPPTNKSLSSLVVQLLQFQEEVFGKHVSNAPLTKLPIKCFLDFKAGGSLCHILAAAYKFKSDQGWRRFDFQNPSRMDRNVEMFMTIEKSLVQNNCLARPNIFLHQEIEPKLLGKLKDIIKRHQGTVTEDRNNASHVVCPVPSNLEEEEWVRPVMKRDKQVLLHWGYFPDSYDTWIPASEIEASVEDAPTPEKPRKVHAKWILDTDTFNEWMNEEDYEVTDEKSPVSRRKKISAKTLTDEVNSPDSDRRDKKGGNYKKRKRSPSPSPTPEAKKKNAKKGPSTPYTKSKRGHREEEQEDLTKDMDEPSPVPNVEEVTLPKTVNTKKDSESAPVKGGTMTDLDEQEDESMETAGKDEEENSAGNKGEQAKNPDLHEDNVTEQTHHIIIPSYAAWFDYNSVHAIERRALPEFFNGKNKSKTPEIYLAYRNFMIDTYRLNPQEYLTSTACRRNLAGDVCAIMRVHAFLEQWGLINYQVDAESRPTPMGPPPTSHFHVLADTPSGLVPLQPKTPQGRQSDGDAKAGRKSKEIEDLVPEAVKAKPELQTSASQQMLSFPDKGKEKPTDLQNFGLRTDMYTKKNVPSKSKAAASATREWTEQETLLLLEALEMYKDDWNKVSEHVGSRTQDECILHFLRLPIEDPYLEDSEASLGPLAYQPIPFSQSGNPVMSTVAFLASVVDPRVASAAAKSALEEFSKMKEEVPTALVEAHVRKVEEAAKVTGKADPAFGLESSGIAGTTSDEPERIEESGADETRVDPQPAEEKKELKEPREGGAEEEAKEKLGEAPKKEEEKGKEGDSEKESEKGDGDSMAEKEKEPKDGQEEVPKDLAEAEGERKTKVERDIGEGNLSTAAAAALAAAAVKAKHLAAVEERKIKSLVALLVETQMKKLEIKLRHFEELETIMDREREALEYQRQQLLADRQAFHMEQLKYAEMRARQQHFQQMHQQQQQQPPPPLPPGSQPIPSSGAPLAPAAHSMPMAQAPGAPTAASLVPQPSLAQTEQIGQAVPAAPGAPHTVPAQQGQTPAGPHAQPPFPGQQPSSQMLPGTVGVSSHPGVPDQGPPLQTDPIAPSTATPVPPTQ, encoded by the exons ATGGCGGTGCGGAAGAAGGACGGCGGCCCCAACGTCAAGTACTACGAGGCCGCGGACACCGTCAGCCAGTTCGACAGCGCGCGGCTCTGGCTGGGCAAGAACTACAAGAAG TACATCCAGGCAGAGCCTCCCACCAACAAGTCCCTTTCCAGCCTGGTGGTGCAGCTGCTGCAGTTCCAGGAGGAGGTTTTCGGCAAACATGTCAGCAACGCCCCGCTCACCAAGCTGCCG ATAAAATGCTTCTTGGATTTCAAAGCAGGAGGATCCCTGTGCCACATCCTCGCTGCAGCCTATAAATTCAAGAGCGACCAAGGATG GCGGCGTTTCGATTTCCAGAACCCTTCGCGGATGGATCGCAACGTGGAGATGTTCATGACCATCGAGAAATCCTTGGTGCAG AACAACTGCCTGGCCCGGCCTAACATCTTTCTGCACCAGGAGATCGAACCCAAGCTGCTGGGCAAGCTAAAGGACATTATCAAGCGGCACCAG GGGACGGTCACCGAGGATCGGAACAACGCCTCCCATGTTGTCTGCCCGGTCCCCAGCAACCTGGAGGAGG AAGAATGGGTTCGACCTGTCATGAAGAGAGACAAGCAGGTCCTTCTGCACTGGGGCTACTTCCCGGACAG CTACGACACCTGGATCCCCGCGAGTGAAATCGAAGCTTCTGTCGAGGACGCGCCCACCCCGGAGAAGCCCCGGAAG GTCCACGCCAAGTGGATCCTTGACACGGACACCTTCAACGAGTGGATGAATGAGGAAGACTACGAGGTGACCGATGAGAAGAGCCCCGTCTCCCGCAGGAAGAAAATCTCCGCCAAAACGCTCACTGACGAA GTGAACAGCCCCGACTCGGACCGGCGCGACAAGAAGGGTGGGAACTACAAAAAGAGAAAGCGCTCACCCTCGCCGTCCCCGACCCCAGAAGCCAAGAAGAAGAACGCCAAGAAAGG CCCGTCGACCCCGTACACCAAGTCCAAGCGCGGGCACCGCGAGGAGGAACAGGAGGACCTGACGAAGGACATGGACGAGCCCTCCCCCGTCCCCAATGTGGAGGAGGTCACGCTGCCCAAAACAG TGAACACCAAGAAGGACTCGGAGTCTGCACCCGTGAAGGGGGGCACCATGACCGACCTGG ACGAGCAGGAGGATGAGAGCATGGAGACTGCCGGCAAG GATGAGGAGGAAAACAGTGCGGGGAACAAAGGGGAGCAGGCCAAGAACCCGGACCTGCACGAGGACAATGTGACGGAGCAGACTCACCATATTATCATCCCCAGCTACGCCGCCTGGTTCGACTACAACAG CGTCCACGCTATCGAGCGCAGAGCCCTGCCCGAATTCTTCAACGGCAAGAACAAATCCAAGACCCCCGAAAT ataCCTGGCTTATCGCAACTTCATGATCGACACCTACCGGCTGAACCCCCAGGAGTACCTGACCTCCACCGCCTGCCGCCGGAACCTGGCTGGGGACGTCTGTGCCATCATGCG GGTCCACGCCTTCCTGGAGCAGTGGGGGCTGATCAACTACCAGGTGGACGCAGAGAGCCGGCCAACCCCCATGGGACCTCCCCCTACATCGCATTTCCATGTCCTGGCCGACACCCCTTCGGGACTGGTGCCGCTGCAGCCCAAGACGCCCCAG GGTCGCCAGAGCGACGGTGACGCAAAGGCCGGCCGCAAGAGCAAAGAAATCGAAGATCTAGTCCCGGAGGCGGTGAAAGCGAAGCCCGAGCTG CAGACCTCGGCCTCCCAACAGATGCTCAGCTTCCCCGACAAGGGCAAGGAGAAGCCGACGGACCTGCAGAACTTCGGCCTGCGCACGGACATGTACACCAAAAAGAACGTCCCTTCCAAG AGCAAAGCCGCCGCCAGCGCCACTCGGGAGTGGACGGAGCAGGagacgctgctgctgctggag gccCTGGAGATGTACAAGGACGACTGGAACAAGGTGTCGGAGCACGTGGGCAGCCGCACGCAGGACGAGTGTATCCTCCACTTCCTGCGCCTGCCCATCGAGGACCCCTACCTGGAGGACTCGGAGGCGTCGCTCGGGCCCCTGGCCTACCAGCCCATCCCCTTCAGCCAGTCGGGCAACCCCGTCATGAGCACCGTGGCCTTCCTGGCATCCGTCGTGGACCCCCGCGTGGCCTCCGCGGCGGCCAAGTCCGCTCTCG AGGAGTTCTCCAAGATGAAGGAGGAGGTGCCCACGGCGCTTGTGGAAGCTCACGTCCGCAAGGTGGAGGAGGCGGCCAAAGTTACGGGCAAGGCCGACCCGGCCTTCgggctggagagcagcgggaTCGCGGGGACCACGTCCGACGAGCCAGAGAGAATAG agGAGAGTGGCGCTGACGAGACGCGGGTTGACCCTCAGCCGGCGGAAGAGAAGAAGGAGCTGAAG GAGCCCCGGGAAGGAGGCGCGGAGGAGGAAGCGAAGGAGAAGCTGGGCGAAGCACccaagaaagaggaggagaaaggcaaagagGGGGACAGCGAGAAGGAGTCGGAGAAGGGTGACGGTGACAGCATGG CCGAGAAGGAGAAGGAGCCGAAGGacggccaggaggaggtgcccaaGGACCTGGCCGAGGCAGAAGGTGAGAGGAAGACCAAGGTGGAGCGAGACATTGGTGAAGGGAACCTTTCCACCGCGGCCGCCgctgccctggctgctgctgccgtGAAGGCCAAG CACCTGGCCGCAGTGGAGGAGCGCAAGATCAAGTCCCTGGTGGCCCTGCTGGTGGAGACCCAGATGAAGAAGCTGGAGATCAAGCTGCGACACTTTGAGGAGCTGGAGACCATCATGGACCGGGAGCGCGAGGCA CTGGAGTACCAGAGGCAGCAGCTCCTGGCAGACCGACAGGCCTTCCACATGGAGCAGCTCAAATACGCCGAGATGCGCGCCCGGCAGCAGCACTTCCAGCagatgcaccagcagcagcagcagcagccgcctccGCCCCTCccgcccggctcccagcccatcCCGTCCTCCGGGGCTCCCTTAGCGCCAGCCGCCCACTCCATGCCCATGGCCCAGGCCCCAGGGGCACCGACCGCGGCCAGCCTggtgccccagcccagcctggctcaaACGGAACAGATCGGCCAGGCGGTGCCGGCCGCGCCGGGGGCTCCGCACACAGtaccagctcagcagggacaGACCCCTGCCGGCCCTCATG ccCAGCCTCCGTTCCCCGGCCAGCAGCCTTCCTCTCAGATGCTCCCCGGGACGGTTGGAGTGAGCTCTCACCCCGGCGTGCCCG ACCAGGGCCCCCCTCTGCAGACGGACCCCATCGCACCCAGCACAGCCACCCCGGTCCCGCCCACGCAGTGA
- the SMARCC2 gene encoding SWI/SNF complex subunit SMARCC2 isoform X3: protein MAVRKKDGGPNVKYYEAADTVSQFDSARLWLGKNYKKYIQAEPPTNKSLSSLVVQLLQFQEEVFGKHVSNAPLTKLPIKCFLDFKAGGSLCHILAAAYKFKSDQGWRRFDFQNPSRMDRNVEMFMTIEKSLVQNNCLARPNIFLHQEIEPKLLGKLKDIIKRHQGTVTEDRNNASHVVCPVPSNLEEEEWVRPVMKRDKQVLLHWGYFPDSYDTWIPASEIEASVEDAPTPEKPRKVHAKWILDTDTFNEWMNEEDYEVTDEKSPVSRRKKISAKTLTDEVNSPDSDRRDKKGGNYKKRKRSPSPSPTPEAKKKNAKKGPSTPYTKSKRGHREEEQEDLTKDMDEPSPVPNVEEVTLPKTVNTKKDSESAPVKGGTMTDLDEQEDESMETAGKDEEENSAGNKGEQAKNPDLHEDNVTEQTHHIIIPSYAAWFDYNSVHAIERRALPEFFNGKNKSKTPEIYLAYRNFMIDTYRLNPQEYLTSTACRRNLAGDVCAIMRVHAFLEQWGLINYQVDAESRPTPMGPPPTSHFHVLADTPSGLVPLQPKTPQGRQSDGDAKAGRKSKEIEDLVPEAVKAKPELQTSASQQMLSFPDKGKEKPTDLQNFGLRTDMYTKKNVPSKSKAAASATREWTEQETLLLLEALEMYKDDWNKVSEHVGSRTQDECILHFLRLPIEDPYLEDSEASLGPLAYQPIPFSQSGNPVMSTVAFLASVVDPRVASAAAKSALEEFSKMKEEVPTALVEAHVRKVEEAAKVTGKADPAFGLESSGIAGTTSDEPERIGEGGERGSFRALAREAPAISPPSDAAPGAASRKGNERRGEEPQETRPGLASGLELTLNRLAQEESGADETRVDPQPAEEKKELKEPREGGAEEEAKEKLGEAPKKEEEKGKEGDSEKESEKGDGDSMAEKEKEPKDGQEEVPKDLAEAEGERKTKVERDIGEGNLSTAAAAALAAAAVKAKHLAAVEERKIKSLVALLVETQMKKLEIKLRHFEELETIMDREREALEYQRQQLLADRQAFHMEQLKYAEMRARQQHFQQMHQQQQQQPPPPLPPGSQPIPSSGAPLAPAAHSMPMAQAPGAPTAASLVPQPSLAQTEQIGQAVPAAPGAPHTVPAQQGQTPAGPHAQPPFPGQQPSSQMLPGTVGVSSHPGVPDQGPPLQTDPIAPSTATPVPPTQ, encoded by the exons ATGGCGGTGCGGAAGAAGGACGGCGGCCCCAACGTCAAGTACTACGAGGCCGCGGACACCGTCAGCCAGTTCGACAGCGCGCGGCTCTGGCTGGGCAAGAACTACAAGAAG TACATCCAGGCAGAGCCTCCCACCAACAAGTCCCTTTCCAGCCTGGTGGTGCAGCTGCTGCAGTTCCAGGAGGAGGTTTTCGGCAAACATGTCAGCAACGCCCCGCTCACCAAGCTGCCG ATAAAATGCTTCTTGGATTTCAAAGCAGGAGGATCCCTGTGCCACATCCTCGCTGCAGCCTATAAATTCAAGAGCGACCAAGGATG GCGGCGTTTCGATTTCCAGAACCCTTCGCGGATGGATCGCAACGTGGAGATGTTCATGACCATCGAGAAATCCTTGGTGCAG AACAACTGCCTGGCCCGGCCTAACATCTTTCTGCACCAGGAGATCGAACCCAAGCTGCTGGGCAAGCTAAAGGACATTATCAAGCGGCACCAG GGGACGGTCACCGAGGATCGGAACAACGCCTCCCATGTTGTCTGCCCGGTCCCCAGCAACCTGGAGGAGG AAGAATGGGTTCGACCTGTCATGAAGAGAGACAAGCAGGTCCTTCTGCACTGGGGCTACTTCCCGGACAG CTACGACACCTGGATCCCCGCGAGTGAAATCGAAGCTTCTGTCGAGGACGCGCCCACCCCGGAGAAGCCCCGGAAG GTCCACGCCAAGTGGATCCTTGACACGGACACCTTCAACGAGTGGATGAATGAGGAAGACTACGAGGTGACCGATGAGAAGAGCCCCGTCTCCCGCAGGAAGAAAATCTCCGCCAAAACGCTCACTGACGAA GTGAACAGCCCCGACTCGGACCGGCGCGACAAGAAGGGTGGGAACTACAAAAAGAGAAAGCGCTCACCCTCGCCGTCCCCGACCCCAGAAGCCAAGAAGAAGAACGCCAAGAAAGG CCCGTCGACCCCGTACACCAAGTCCAAGCGCGGGCACCGCGAGGAGGAACAGGAGGACCTGACGAAGGACATGGACGAGCCCTCCCCCGTCCCCAATGTGGAGGAGGTCACGCTGCCCAAAACAG TGAACACCAAGAAGGACTCGGAGTCTGCACCCGTGAAGGGGGGCACCATGACCGACCTGG ACGAGCAGGAGGATGAGAGCATGGAGACTGCCGGCAAG GATGAGGAGGAAAACAGTGCGGGGAACAAAGGGGAGCAGGCCAAGAACCCGGACCTGCACGAGGACAATGTGACGGAGCAGACTCACCATATTATCATCCCCAGCTACGCCGCCTGGTTCGACTACAACAG CGTCCACGCTATCGAGCGCAGAGCCCTGCCCGAATTCTTCAACGGCAAGAACAAATCCAAGACCCCCGAAAT ataCCTGGCTTATCGCAACTTCATGATCGACACCTACCGGCTGAACCCCCAGGAGTACCTGACCTCCACCGCCTGCCGCCGGAACCTGGCTGGGGACGTCTGTGCCATCATGCG GGTCCACGCCTTCCTGGAGCAGTGGGGGCTGATCAACTACCAGGTGGACGCAGAGAGCCGGCCAACCCCCATGGGACCTCCCCCTACATCGCATTTCCATGTCCTGGCCGACACCCCTTCGGGACTGGTGCCGCTGCAGCCCAAGACGCCCCAG GGTCGCCAGAGCGACGGTGACGCAAAGGCCGGCCGCAAGAGCAAAGAAATCGAAGATCTAGTCCCGGAGGCGGTGAAAGCGAAGCCCGAGCTG CAGACCTCGGCCTCCCAACAGATGCTCAGCTTCCCCGACAAGGGCAAGGAGAAGCCGACGGACCTGCAGAACTTCGGCCTGCGCACGGACATGTACACCAAAAAGAACGTCCCTTCCAAG AGCAAAGCCGCCGCCAGCGCCACTCGGGAGTGGACGGAGCAGGagacgctgctgctgctggag gccCTGGAGATGTACAAGGACGACTGGAACAAGGTGTCGGAGCACGTGGGCAGCCGCACGCAGGACGAGTGTATCCTCCACTTCCTGCGCCTGCCCATCGAGGACCCCTACCTGGAGGACTCGGAGGCGTCGCTCGGGCCCCTGGCCTACCAGCCCATCCCCTTCAGCCAGTCGGGCAACCCCGTCATGAGCACCGTGGCCTTCCTGGCATCCGTCGTGGACCCCCGCGTGGCCTCCGCGGCGGCCAAGTCCGCTCTCG AGGAGTTCTCCAAGATGAAGGAGGAGGTGCCCACGGCGCTTGTGGAAGCTCACGTCCGCAAGGTGGAGGAGGCGGCCAAAGTTACGGGCAAGGCCGACCCGGCCTTCgggctggagagcagcgggaTCGCGGGGACCACGTCCGACGAGCCAGAGAGAATAGGTGAGGGGGGCGAGCGAGGCTCCTTCCGCGCCTTGGCCCGTGAGGCGCCCGCCATCTCGCCTCCGTCGGACGCTGCTCCGGGCGCGGCGAGTAGGAAGGGTAATGAGCGAAGAGGGGAGGAGCCACAGGAGACCAGACCTGGCCTGGCCTCCGGTCTGGAGCTCACCCTCAATCGGCTGGCTCAGG agGAGAGTGGCGCTGACGAGACGCGGGTTGACCCTCAGCCGGCGGAAGAGAAGAAGGAGCTGAAG GAGCCCCGGGAAGGAGGCGCGGAGGAGGAAGCGAAGGAGAAGCTGGGCGAAGCACccaagaaagaggaggagaaaggcaaagagGGGGACAGCGAGAAGGAGTCGGAGAAGGGTGACGGTGACAGCATGG CCGAGAAGGAGAAGGAGCCGAAGGacggccaggaggaggtgcccaaGGACCTGGCCGAGGCAGAAGGTGAGAGGAAGACCAAGGTGGAGCGAGACATTGGTGAAGGGAACCTTTCCACCGCGGCCGCCgctgccctggctgctgctgccgtGAAGGCCAAG CACCTGGCCGCAGTGGAGGAGCGCAAGATCAAGTCCCTGGTGGCCCTGCTGGTGGAGACCCAGATGAAGAAGCTGGAGATCAAGCTGCGACACTTTGAGGAGCTGGAGACCATCATGGACCGGGAGCGCGAGGCA CTGGAGTACCAGAGGCAGCAGCTCCTGGCAGACCGACAGGCCTTCCACATGGAGCAGCTCAAATACGCCGAGATGCGCGCCCGGCAGCAGCACTTCCAGCagatgcaccagcagcagcagcagcagccgcctccGCCCCTCccgcccggctcccagcccatcCCGTCCTCCGGGGCTCCCTTAGCGCCAGCCGCCCACTCCATGCCCATGGCCCAGGCCCCAGGGGCACCGACCGCGGCCAGCCTggtgccccagcccagcctggctcaaACGGAACAGATCGGCCAGGCGGTGCCGGCCGCGCCGGGGGCTCCGCACACAGtaccagctcagcagggacaGACCCCTGCCGGCCCTCATG ccCAGCCTCCGTTCCCCGGCCAGCAGCCTTCCTCTCAGATGCTCCCCGGGACGGTTGGAGTGAGCTCTCACCCCGGCGTGCCCG ACCAGGGCCCCCCTCTGCAGACGGACCCCATCGCACCCAGCACAGCCACCCCGGTCCCGCCCACGCAGTGA
- the SMARCC2 gene encoding SWI/SNF complex subunit SMARCC2 isoform X2 — protein MNPSRMDRNVEMFMTIEKSLVQNNCLARPNIFLHQEIEPKLLGKLKDIIKRHQGTVTEDRNNASHVVCPVPSNLEEEEWVRPVMKRDKQVLLHWGYFPDSYDTWIPASEIEASVEDAPTPEKPRKVHAKWILDTDTFNEWMNEEDYEVTDEKSPVSRRKKISAKTLTDEVNSPDSDRRDKKGGNYKKRKRSPSPSPTPEAKKKNAKKGPSTPYTKSKRGHREEEQEDLTKDMDEPSPVPNVEEVTLPKTVNTKKDSESAPVKGGTMTDLDEQEDESMETAGKDEEENSAGNKGEQAKNPDLHEDNVTEQTHHIIIPSYAAWFDYNSVHAIERRALPEFFNGKNKSKTPEIYLAYRNFMIDTYRLNPQEYLTSTACRRNLAGDVCAIMRVHAFLEQWGLINYQVDAESRPTPMGPPPTSHFHVLADTPSGLVPLQPKTPQGRQSDGDAKAGRKSKEIEDLVPEAVKAKPELTSASQQMLSFPDKGKEKPTDLQNFGLRTDMYTKKNVPSKSKAAASATREWTEQETLLLLEALEMYKDDWNKVSEHVGSRTQDECILHFLRLPIEDPYLEDSEASLGPLAYQPIPFSQSGNPVMSTVAFLASVVDPRVASAAAKSALEEFSKMKEEVPTALVEAHVRKVEEAAKVTGKADPAFGLESSGIAGTTSDEPERIGEGGERGSFRALAREAPAISPPSDAAPGAASRKGNERRGEEPQETRPGLASGLELTLNRLAQEESGADETRVDPQPAEEKKELKEPREGGAEEEAKEKLGEAPKKEEEKGKEGDSEKESEKGDGDSMAEKEKEPKDGQEEVPKDLAEAEGERKTKVERDIGEGNLSTAAAAALAAAAVKAKHLAAVEERKIKSLVALLVETQMKKLEIKLRHFEELETIMDREREALEYQRQQLLADRQAFHMEQLKYAEMRARQQHFQQMHQQQQQQPPPPLPPGSQPIPSSGAPLAPAAHSMPMAQAPGAPTAASLVPQPSLAQTEQIGQAVPAAPGAPHTVPAQQGQTPAGPHAQPPFPGQQPSSQMLPGTVGVSSHPGVPGNLPAALPFGMPPSIPFSMASNVADSISINLPANTPAHPMHGNLPCGMLAGGALAPPNLPVTVSSAMHPSMLTTNGPPLAAPALPPVSGLASAAAQSPAIVAAMQGSLLPNAALAPDQGPPLQTDPIAPSTATPVPPTQ, from the exons ATG AACCCTTCGCGGATGGATCGCAACGTGGAGATGTTCATGACCATCGAGAAATCCTTGGTGCAG AACAACTGCCTGGCCCGGCCTAACATCTTTCTGCACCAGGAGATCGAACCCAAGCTGCTGGGCAAGCTAAAGGACATTATCAAGCGGCACCAG GGGACGGTCACCGAGGATCGGAACAACGCCTCCCATGTTGTCTGCCCGGTCCCCAGCAACCTGGAGGAGG AAGAATGGGTTCGACCTGTCATGAAGAGAGACAAGCAGGTCCTTCTGCACTGGGGCTACTTCCCGGACAG CTACGACACCTGGATCCCCGCGAGTGAAATCGAAGCTTCTGTCGAGGACGCGCCCACCCCGGAGAAGCCCCGGAAG GTCCACGCCAAGTGGATCCTTGACACGGACACCTTCAACGAGTGGATGAATGAGGAAGACTACGAGGTGACCGATGAGAAGAGCCCCGTCTCCCGCAGGAAGAAAATCTCCGCCAAAACGCTCACTGACGAA GTGAACAGCCCCGACTCGGACCGGCGCGACAAGAAGGGTGGGAACTACAAAAAGAGAAAGCGCTCACCCTCGCCGTCCCCGACCCCAGAAGCCAAGAAGAAGAACGCCAAGAAAGG CCCGTCGACCCCGTACACCAAGTCCAAGCGCGGGCACCGCGAGGAGGAACAGGAGGACCTGACGAAGGACATGGACGAGCCCTCCCCCGTCCCCAATGTGGAGGAGGTCACGCTGCCCAAAACAG TGAACACCAAGAAGGACTCGGAGTCTGCACCCGTGAAGGGGGGCACCATGACCGACCTGG ACGAGCAGGAGGATGAGAGCATGGAGACTGCCGGCAAG GATGAGGAGGAAAACAGTGCGGGGAACAAAGGGGAGCAGGCCAAGAACCCGGACCTGCACGAGGACAATGTGACGGAGCAGACTCACCATATTATCATCCCCAGCTACGCCGCCTGGTTCGACTACAACAG CGTCCACGCTATCGAGCGCAGAGCCCTGCCCGAATTCTTCAACGGCAAGAACAAATCCAAGACCCCCGAAAT ataCCTGGCTTATCGCAACTTCATGATCGACACCTACCGGCTGAACCCCCAGGAGTACCTGACCTCCACCGCCTGCCGCCGGAACCTGGCTGGGGACGTCTGTGCCATCATGCG GGTCCACGCCTTCCTGGAGCAGTGGGGGCTGATCAACTACCAGGTGGACGCAGAGAGCCGGCCAACCCCCATGGGACCTCCCCCTACATCGCATTTCCATGTCCTGGCCGACACCCCTTCGGGACTGGTGCCGCTGCAGCCCAAGACGCCCCAG GGTCGCCAGAGCGACGGTGACGCAAAGGCCGGCCGCAAGAGCAAAGAAATCGAAGATCTAGTCCCGGAGGCGGTGAAAGCGAAGCCCGAGCTG ACCTCGGCCTCCCAACAGATGCTCAGCTTCCCCGACAAGGGCAAGGAGAAGCCGACGGACCTGCAGAACTTCGGCCTGCGCACGGACATGTACACCAAAAAGAACGTCCCTTCCAAG AGCAAAGCCGCCGCCAGCGCCACTCGGGAGTGGACGGAGCAGGagacgctgctgctgctggag gccCTGGAGATGTACAAGGACGACTGGAACAAGGTGTCGGAGCACGTGGGCAGCCGCACGCAGGACGAGTGTATCCTCCACTTCCTGCGCCTGCCCATCGAGGACCCCTACCTGGAGGACTCGGAGGCGTCGCTCGGGCCCCTGGCCTACCAGCCCATCCCCTTCAGCCAGTCGGGCAACCCCGTCATGAGCACCGTGGCCTTCCTGGCATCCGTCGTGGACCCCCGCGTGGCCTCCGCGGCGGCCAAGTCCGCTCTCG AGGAGTTCTCCAAGATGAAGGAGGAGGTGCCCACGGCGCTTGTGGAAGCTCACGTCCGCAAGGTGGAGGAGGCGGCCAAAGTTACGGGCAAGGCCGACCCGGCCTTCgggctggagagcagcgggaTCGCGGGGACCACGTCCGACGAGCCAGAGAGAATAGGTGAGGGGGGCGAGCGAGGCTCCTTCCGCGCCTTGGCCCGTGAGGCGCCCGCCATCTCGCCTCCGTCGGACGCTGCTCCGGGCGCGGCGAGTAGGAAGGGTAATGAGCGAAGAGGGGAGGAGCCACAGGAGACCAGACCTGGCCTGGCCTCCGGTCTGGAGCTCACCCTCAATCGGCTGGCTCAGG agGAGAGTGGCGCTGACGAGACGCGGGTTGACCCTCAGCCGGCGGAAGAGAAGAAGGAGCTGAAG GAGCCCCGGGAAGGAGGCGCGGAGGAGGAAGCGAAGGAGAAGCTGGGCGAAGCACccaagaaagaggaggagaaaggcaaagagGGGGACAGCGAGAAGGAGTCGGAGAAGGGTGACGGTGACAGCATGG CCGAGAAGGAGAAGGAGCCGAAGGacggccaggaggaggtgcccaaGGACCTGGCCGAGGCAGAAGGTGAGAGGAAGACCAAGGTGGAGCGAGACATTGGTGAAGGGAACCTTTCCACCGCGGCCGCCgctgccctggctgctgctgccgtGAAGGCCAAG CACCTGGCCGCAGTGGAGGAGCGCAAGATCAAGTCCCTGGTGGCCCTGCTGGTGGAGACCCAGATGAAGAAGCTGGAGATCAAGCTGCGACACTTTGAGGAGCTGGAGACCATCATGGACCGGGAGCGCGAGGCA CTGGAGTACCAGAGGCAGCAGCTCCTGGCAGACCGACAGGCCTTCCACATGGAGCAGCTCAAATACGCCGAGATGCGCGCCCGGCAGCAGCACTTCCAGCagatgcaccagcagcagcagcagcagccgcctccGCCCCTCccgcccggctcccagcccatcCCGTCCTCCGGGGCTCCCTTAGCGCCAGCCGCCCACTCCATGCCCATGGCCCAGGCCCCAGGGGCACCGACCGCGGCCAGCCTggtgccccagcccagcctggctcaaACGGAACAGATCGGCCAGGCGGTGCCGGCCGCGCCGGGGGCTCCGCACACAGtaccagctcagcagggacaGACCCCTGCCGGCCCTCATG ccCAGCCTCCGTTCCCCGGCCAGCAGCCTTCCTCTCAGATGCTCCCCGGGACGGTTGGAGTGAGCTCTCACCCCGGCGTGCCCGGTAATCTCCCGGCGGCTCTGCCTTTCGGAATGCCTCCATCCATCCCATTTAGCATGGCTAGTAATGTAGCAGACTCCATCAGTATTAACCTCCCCGCTAACACGCCCGCTCATCCAATGCATGGTAACCTCCCGTGCGGCATGCTGGCCGGGGGCGCCCTGGCCCCACCTAACCTGCCCGTCACCGTGTCTAGCGCGATGCACCCTAGCATGCTGACGACCAACGGACCGCCGCTCGCCGCGCCCGCCTTGCCTCCTGTCTCGGGACTGGCCTCGGCCGCGGCCCAAAGCCCGGCCATTGTGGCAGCCATGCAGGGCAGTCTCCTTCCAAACGCCGCCCTGGCACCAG ACCAGGGCCCCCCTCTGCAGACGGACCCCATCGCACCCAGCACAGCCACCCCGGTCCCGCCCACGCAGTGA